CAGCTTTATGTCTAATATTTGTAATAATCAAATTACTAGCTTTTATATTTTCATTAAAAAATAGTTCTTTAATCTTATCCTTTAGTATATCTATGCCAAAACCATTTTTAGCAGACATCTCTATTACATACTTAGATGATAAAATTTTTAAATCAGTATTTTGTATTTTTCTGGGTAAATCTGTTTTATTTAATATAACAATATATTTTTTATCTTTAATATGTCTTATTATGTCTAAATCTTTATTATCTATTTCTCTACTAGAATCTAAAATAAATATTATTAAATCTGCTTCATCTATTTTTTTTATGGAATTTTCTACACCTATTTTTTCTACAATATCTTTAGTTTTACGTATTCCCGCGGTATCAATTATCTTTACAGGTATTCCCGAAATATTTATATATTCCTCTATCAAATCTCTAGTGGTTCCTTCAATATCTGTAACAATTGCTCTTTTTTCTTCTAATAAAGCATTTAATAATGAAGATTTTCCAACATTAGGTTTACCAACTATAGCAGTGTTTAAACCTTCTCTAATTATTTTACCTTCATCTGCTGAATTAATTAAACTTTCAATTTTATAAAGTACAGCTTTTAATTGAATAATTGTATCTTCAGAAGTTAACTCCTCAAGATCATCTTCCGGATAATCCACTGTTGCTTCAATATGAGCTATCAACTCTAATAATTTTTTTCTTAAATCATTAATACACATTGAAAGACTTCCCTCAGACTGTTTAACTGCCGCTTTCATACTCATATCTGTTTTTGAAGTTATTATATCCATAACAGCTTCTGCCTGACTAAGATCTATTCTTCCGTTTAAAAACGCTCTCTTAGTAAACTCACCTGGTTCTGCAATCCTTGCTCCAGCTTTTAACACTTCTTCTAAAACCCTATTAGTTGAAAAAATTCCACCATGACAATTTATTTCTATAGTA
This genomic window from Clostridium pasteurianum DSM 525 = ATCC 6013 contains:
- the mnmE gene encoding tRNA uridine-5-carboxymethylaminomethyl(34) synthesis GTPase MnmE is translated as MKEFDTIVAIATALGEGGISIIRVSGKDSVNIVNKIFRAKSGRTLLNIKPYTMQYGNIVELTTRENIDDVIVSFMKGPKSFTAEDTIEINCHGGIFSTNRVLEEVLKAGARIAEPGEFTKRAFLNGRIDLSQAEAVMDIITSKTDMSMKAAVKQSEGSLSMCINDLRKKLLELIAHIEATVDYPEDDLEELTSEDTIIQLKAVLYKIESLINSADEGKIIREGLNTAIVGKPNVGKSSLLNALLEEKRAIVTDIEGTTRDLIEEYINISGIPVKIIDTAGIRKTKDIVEKIGVENSIKKIDEADLIIFILDSSREIDNKDLDIIRHIKDKKYIVILNKTDLPRKIQNTDLKILSSKYVIEMSAKNGFGIDILKDKIKELFFNENIKASNLIITNIRHKAALISAKSNCLEAINALKNTSAIDLASIDIRNAWYNLGQITGDTMEEDLIEKIFKNFCLGK